The region GCCAACGCAGACGATTCGCCGCCAAGTAACCGAGCAAACACGCGAAAAGATCCGACAAGCTATTGGCGATCGAATCACCGTAGTAGTCCAGTGAAATCGTCGCCGCACGGTAACGATCGATGACCCAGGGCGTATTCTCAAGGATCTCCCAGCCCGCTTCGACCGCCAGTGCGAGCGCCAGGCAAATCAGCGGGGTTAAGACGACCGGTCGACCAAGGATTGAATACGATCGCTGACGCAGTGGCGAAAGTGCGGCGTAGAAAACCAGCCCATGCAGGAAGTGGGTAAACGAGTACGGGTCGACCCAGTGCTGAGAGTTGTGCTGAGAGTAGATCTGCCAGGACCACGGCACGAGACTGCCGCATTGACACCACCAATGGCGCCCCATCGCCAACAAAATGATTGTCATCACGAGGGAGGCGACCGCCCAAATCACGGCGACAGAGACCGATGCGGGCAGGGTCATCGGTGAAGCATGTTTGGGTGGATCTATGGATTGCGGCATCATGCGCCCAAGAAATCGAATCACTAAATGGTGTGCTTAGAACGGAATCAGCCGCTCTTCACTAATAATTCACCAAAAAAAATGTGGTGAGTCTTTAAAGTTGGGGAGGAACGAGCGACTTGTTTGATCGTTAACGGTGTAATCAAGCGCATTTGATTCACACCACCTTAAGAGCAGAGTCGGATACCCCAGTGAAGTGCTGGTCATTTATTTACGCTTTGACCAAATTGATCGCGTCGAGACGTGAATCTTAATGCGGATTCGTCGGTTCACCTGACGCGTTTGTCCATGAGAGGTCTTGATAATGTCCGCATGTTCGAACGGTCGACGCGTCCGATCTTGATCCGTCGGCTCAGTTTTGATTCGCATACTCCTAACCCGTTCATTGATCTCATGAAGCTTTTGCTGAGCACTTGTCTCGTGATGACAGCCCTGATCGCCTCGGTCGGCTGTGGTCCTTCGGAGACGACCGTGATCCAACCTCAGGACTATCAGATGAGCGAACAAGAACAGTCCAATCGCGATCGGGAAAAAGAGGCGTTGGCGGCACAACGACAATAGCGTGTGGTGCACCGGTTGCGAAGGTTTGGTGACGGCAGCGAAGCCGATCGGTGATTCTGGCCGTCTGTTATCAATTCCTTTGCTGGTAATCACACAACAGAATTGAATCAAGCTTGATGCCTTGGATCCGAAGTGGCTGATCGCAACCAATAACGTGGGAGCGGATGGCCTGAGGAATAGTGCGGCGGAGACAGGCATGACCGGCGACGTCCAGGATGGAGTTCAGACGTCGATTCCATCGAGAAACTTCTATCCTTTATTTGCTCGACAATTAGGTCTAGGAAACGTCATGATTCGAAAGAGTTCCGGCTCGAGAGGCTTCACACTCGTCGAACTGCTGGTCGTGATCGCGATCATCGGAATTTTGGTTGGCCTGCTATTGCCGGCGGTCCAGGCGGCACGCGAAGCCGCACGCCGAATGAGTTGCAGCAACAATTTCAAGCAAATTGGACTCGCCGCGCATAACTATCATTCCGCCTACAAACAGCTCCCCATGCACATGGGTGGTACGCGGCGTGTTCCGGCTCAGGCGAGTTGGTTTAGTGGCTATGGCGACGACTGCAACATGATGATGTTAAGCGTGTTCGTCGGCCTCACGCCGTTCTTTGAACAACAGGGGCTTTGGGATTCGATTTCCAACCCAAACTCGGTCGACTTGAACAATCCCGGCACGCCACGGACTCCGCCGTGGCCGGCAATGGGACCGACGCCGACCGAAGAAGAAAACGATGTCGTCATCGTCAATACCCGAAACAACGCGTATCCACCATGGATGACCGAGATCCCGACGCTGCGTTGCCCTAGCGATCCGGGGCAAGGTTTGCCGGCGATGGGGCGCAGTAATTATGCCGCCTGTTTAGGCGACGCGTTGCACTACACCGACAACGGTCCGTATTGGTTTAACCTTCGTGGTTGGCCAAAGATCGAAGTCCACACGTCGAGCAACGAAAGTGTACTCGCGTCTTGCCGAGGAACCTTCGTCCCGCGTCGTTCGATGAAGTTCCGCGATATCCTTGATGGTCTTTCTAACACCATCATGATGGGGGAGATCGCGACCGATCTTGGTGATCGCGATATTCGGACGATGCCTCACACGTTCGCACCGGGGACGTTTAGCGGGCTACGTGATAACCCGGTCGGCTGTCGGCCCGATATCGATCCGGAACGCCCTCGTTTCTGGGACCCAAGTTTGACGGACATCGCGGCAGGCAACCAAGGTCGCGGGTTCCGCTGGGCCAGCGGTTGTCAGCCCTACACCGCGATGAACACCATTTTGCCGCCCAACAGTGAAACGTGCATGTCACTCGGCGACACCACCCCCGGTGTACTTTCGGCGAGCAGTCGGCACCAGGGTGGCGTGCATGTGTTGATGGCCGACGGCGCCGTCGTCTTTTTAACCGACTCGATCGAAGCGGGTGACCCGAACATCGGAACCGTCGCGACCTATGGTACGGGACAGCGGGCGCCGGGATCGCAAAGCCCCTATGGGTTGTGGGGATCGCTCGGTACCCGTGCCAACCGAGAAGTGATCACCGAGAGCTTGAATCAGTAGCAGGCATAGGAACCCTCCCAGCCGAAATGGTGGCGGTAGCCATCGTTCCTTTCGTCTCTTTACCAAGCGTCAAACCATCACGCCCGATGGTTTGGCGTTTTTTTATGCCTTGGCGATTGGACAAGCCATCGCCGAATCAATGACGTAAACTGAAATGTCGCGCCCCGGCGTCCGAATCGATGGGCCCTGTCGATCGTCGCCTGTTTTGTTCTGTGCTCGGAGTGTTCCTCCGCCCTTTCTTGTCAAAGCGACATCCCTGAATCACAGCCAGTTACAGATTGCCATCGCCAGCCCCCACGTCTTTATGAGCCACTCGGGCGAATCGAGAAAACGCCGAAAAGTCGCGTCCAAACCTGTTCCGGTGCGAATGAATCCCTGGTTGTTGATTCTGGTCACGCTGGGAACCGCCACGGGTGCGTTTCTCTTTTTCCGCCAAGGTGACCCCGTTGCCGCGATCGGTTTGGTCGGGATCACCGTCACGGCGATGATCGCGTTTAAGATGGGGATTGTCGGGATTCTGTCGAGTCTACTGGGGATCGCCGCGGCGATTTATCTGGCTCCCTCGGCGGCGAGTTTTCTAGAGCCTTATGGCAACGAGTACTTTCAAACGACGGGCTTGGCCAATCGTTTCCTCTGCATCGCGGTCGCGGGTGTCTTGATCTCCATGGTGGTTTCGATGTTGGTCACTGCCGTTTTGGGAGGATCAATCAGTCATCGTTCCCGACTCGCCCATGCAAATCATTACGGCGGCTTCGTATTGGGTGCGGCCGAGGGTGTCGTCTTGGTATGGCTCGTTCTCGGAGGCTTGCTCAGCATGCAGCTGTGGCAACGAGGCGTGGAGATGGAACACAACGCGATCGCGCAGTCAATCGATCAATGGGCGTCACGAACTCGCCAAAGTGTGCTCGGCCCGATCGTTCGCGATTACAACCCGTTCGAAAGAATTGAACCGCTAGCACAAACACAAAAATTTCCCGTCGCGGTACGTGAATTGACTGCCCCCGGTGGCGTCGATCGCTTGCTAGCCGACCCACAAATCCGCGCGCTTGGAAATGATCCTGCAGTCTCCAATGCGATCAAGGCCATCCGATCGGATCCAAAACTCGCAGAAGTCATTCATGGCGGCCAGCCGGTCGGACGCGATGAGCTACTTCATTTAATGAACAGCCCCAGCGTGATGCAGCTTGCCGACAACCCCGAGTTTCGGGCACAAGTTCAACGCGTGATCGAGTCTCGACTGAACGCCTCCGATCCATTCGCCCCCGCCGTTCCAGGTTTGCCATCGGCCGCGCATCGCTAACACTGTTTGAAGCAGAACACACGACGCGAAGGCTCGGGCGACCGTCGGTTCTCTTCCATCCATGTAATACGACGGCTGTCATGGTCGACTATAGACTAATCCGTCGCGCCCGCCCCGTGACCGGCCATCGTTCGATCGCGAGACCACCTTCCACGCGCCAAACGTGGTCGTACAGCGCGACTGTCGGACAGATATGAACCGGCATCCCGTACAAAGTACGCCCGACGGGATAGTCACCGGCACGATTGCTACGCAGCACGAGATGCTCTTCGTTTTGCATGACAAACTCGGCATCCTCAAGCCCTTCAAAAAGAATTCGAGGTGGCTGCATTTCCGCGGCAACTGCTTTGTGGCCGACATCGATGCATATCGTGTTCTCCGTGGGACAACTGATCACACGCGCGAGAATCAACGCGGCATTTTCGAATTCCATTGGTGGTGAAAATGTTGGCTGACCGGCATCCCACAACACCGATGTGCCGGCGCTGACTTCGACATCGACGTCAACATTTTTCCGCAACATCAACTCCGAAGTCGGCGTTCCACAGCCGACGACCTTGGGGATCGACAAGCCATCGGCTTCAAGCTTTTGTCGCCATTGCCAAACCGGCGTGAATGCGTCCTCCATCATCCGCACCACGGTGTCCTTGTCGTGATGATGAATGTGCCCGTCATAGGCATGAATACCCATCGCACGAAGCTGCGGAGATTCGCAAATGAACCGATAGACCTGTTCGGCTAATTCACCGACCACGATCCCGGTGCGATTCATCCCAACGTTGATATCTAAATAGACATCAATCGTTCGCCGTCTGCCTTTTGCGGCGTCCGCCAATTGTTGTGCGAT is a window of Roseiconus lacunae DNA encoding:
- a CDS encoding DUF2585 family protein, which gives rise to MTLPASVSVAVIWAVASLVMTIILLAMGRHWWCQCGSLVPWSWQIYSQHNSQHWVDPYSFTHFLHGLVFYAALSPLRQRSYSILGRPVVLTPLICLALALAVEAGWEILENTPWVIDRYRAATISLDYYGDSIANSLSDLFACLLGYLAANRLRWQISLALFVIIEVTLLMTIRDSLLLNVVMLVYPIDAILNWQSGG
- a CDS encoding DUF1559 domain-containing protein, with the protein product MIRKSSGSRGFTLVELLVVIAIIGILVGLLLPAVQAAREAARRMSCSNNFKQIGLAAHNYHSAYKQLPMHMGGTRRVPAQASWFSGYGDDCNMMMLSVFVGLTPFFEQQGLWDSISNPNSVDLNNPGTPRTPPWPAMGPTPTEEENDVVIVNTRNNAYPPWMTEIPTLRCPSDPGQGLPAMGRSNYAACLGDALHYTDNGPYWFNLRGWPKIEVHTSSNESVLASCRGTFVPRRSMKFRDILDGLSNTIMMGEIATDLGDRDIRTMPHTFAPGTFSGLRDNPVGCRPDIDPERPRFWDPSLTDIAAGNQGRGFRWASGCQPYTAMNTILPPNSETCMSLGDTTPGVLSASSRHQGGVHVLMADGAVVFLTDSIEAGDPNIGTVATYGTGQRAPGSQSPYGLWGSLGTRANREVITESLNQ
- a CDS encoding CvpA family protein; translation: MNPWLLILVTLGTATGAFLFFRQGDPVAAIGLVGITVTAMIAFKMGIVGILSSLLGIAAAIYLAPSAASFLEPYGNEYFQTTGLANRFLCIAVAGVLISMVVSMLVTAVLGGSISHRSRLAHANHYGGFVLGAAEGVVLVWLVLGGLLSMQLWQRGVEMEHNAIAQSIDQWASRTRQSVLGPIVRDYNPFERIEPLAQTQKFPVAVRELTAPGGVDRLLADPQIRALGNDPAVSNAIKAIRSDPKLAEVIHGGQPVGRDELLHLMNSPSVMQLADNPEFRAQVQRVIESRLNASDPFAPAVPGLPSAAHR
- a CDS encoding D-TA family PLP-dependent enzyme, translating into MRWFKIENEHEVPSPSLLIDVERVKRNLRRMLQWTGDRDPSVLRPHVKTHKLPQIVQLKRDAGIAKFKTSTIAECEMTAGAGGEDILMAYQPVGPNIDRFLDLIETFPATRFSTIVDCLKIAQQLADAAKGRRRTIDVYLDINVGMNRTGIVVGELAEQVYRFICESPQLRAMGIHAYDGHIHHHDKDTVVRMMEDAFTPVWQWRQKLEADGLSIPKVVGCGTPTSELMLRKNVDVDVEVSAGTSVLWDAGQPTFSPPMEFENAALILARVISCPTENTICIDVGHKAVAAEMQPPRILFEGLEDAEFVMQNEEHLVLRSNRAGDYPVGRTLYGMPVHICPTVALYDHVWRVEGGLAIERWPVTGRARRISL